The Cellulomonas sp. S1-8 genome has a window encoding:
- a CDS encoding sodium-dependent transporter yields the protein MSATAGDHAGKSGAGKTGAGRAGAAQADVEQRRGVFTSRRVFILAAIGSAVGLGNIWRFPYVTYENGGGAFLVPYLVALLTAGIPFLLLDYAIGHRHRGSAPLSFARLRRGTEALGWWQVAICFVIAVYYAAVIAWSLRYTLFSLDQAWGSDPEAFFFGEFLQAGDVRVTTDVVPGVLVPLALVWLGVLVIMALGVQRGIGATSLVFIPVLLVAFAALVVQALLLPGAGAGLDALFTPDWSALTSASVWAAAFGQIFFSLSIGFGIMITYASYVGRREDMIGSGLVVGFSNSGFELLAGIGVFAALGFMAQANGVPVDAVAGGGIGLAFIAFPTIISEAPAGALLGVLFFGSLVIAGLTSLVSVIEVVISAVRDKFDTGRLTATLVVGVPAAVLSLVLFSTTSGIYVLDVVDHFVNQYGILVVALVSMLVVVWAIRALTGLGEHLNVHGRPRVGATWRVLTSVVAPTGLAVVLVLSLRDDLGAPYEDYPTWLLVVFGWAMVLVLPVVGFLLARLPWRAGTHLDGPPPGADPAAPLHATPDPTTGATGTHHEGDHR from the coding sequence ATGAGCGCAACGGCGGGGGACCACGCGGGGAAGTCCGGCGCGGGGAAGACCGGCGCGGGGCGGGCCGGCGCGGCGCAGGCCGACGTGGAGCAGCGGCGCGGGGTCTTCACCTCACGGCGCGTCTTCATCCTGGCGGCGATCGGCTCGGCGGTCGGGCTCGGCAACATCTGGCGGTTCCCCTACGTCACCTACGAGAACGGTGGCGGCGCCTTCCTCGTGCCGTACCTGGTCGCGCTGCTGACCGCCGGGATCCCGTTCCTGCTGCTCGACTACGCCATCGGGCACCGCCACCGCGGCTCCGCACCGCTGTCCTTCGCCCGGCTGCGTCGCGGCACCGAGGCCCTCGGCTGGTGGCAGGTGGCCATCTGCTTCGTCATCGCCGTCTACTACGCGGCGGTGATCGCGTGGTCGTTGCGGTACACCCTGTTCTCGCTCGACCAGGCGTGGGGGTCGGACCCCGAGGCCTTCTTCTTCGGGGAGTTCCTCCAGGCCGGTGACGTCCGGGTCACCACCGACGTGGTGCCGGGCGTCCTCGTGCCCCTCGCGCTCGTCTGGCTGGGCGTCCTGGTGATCATGGCCCTCGGCGTCCAGCGCGGGATCGGCGCGACCTCGCTGGTGTTCATCCCGGTCCTGCTGGTCGCCTTCGCCGCCCTCGTCGTGCAGGCGCTGCTGCTGCCCGGGGCGGGCGCCGGCCTCGACGCGCTCTTCACGCCGGACTGGTCGGCCCTCACCTCGGCGTCGGTGTGGGCGGCCGCGTTCGGCCAGATCTTCTTCTCGCTGTCCATCGGCTTCGGGATCATGATCACGTATGCCTCGTACGTCGGCCGGCGCGAGGACATGATCGGCTCCGGCCTCGTCGTCGGCTTCTCCAACTCCGGATTCGAGCTGCTCGCCGGCATCGGCGTGTTCGCCGCCCTCGGGTTCATGGCCCAGGCCAACGGGGTCCCGGTCGACGCCGTCGCCGGCGGCGGGATCGGCCTGGCCTTCATCGCGTTCCCGACGATCATCAGCGAGGCCCCGGCCGGCGCGCTGCTCGGCGTCCTGTTCTTCGGGTCGCTCGTCATCGCCGGCCTCACGTCGCTCGTCAGCGTCATCGAGGTCGTGATCTCCGCGGTCCGCGACAAGTTCGACACCGGCCGCCTCACGGCGACCCTCGTGGTCGGTGTCCCCGCGGCGGTGCTGAGCCTGGTGCTGTTCAGCACGACGAGCGGCATCTACGTCCTCGACGTCGTCGACCACTTCGTCAACCAGTACGGCATCCTCGTCGTGGCCCTGGTCAGCATGCTGGTCGTCGTCTGGGCGATCCGGGCCCTGACCGGCCTCGGCGAGCACCTCAACGTCCACGGACGCCCCCGCGTCGGCGCCACCTGGCGCGTGCTGACGAGCGTGGTCGCACCGACCGGGCTGGCCGTCGTGCTCGTCCTGTCGCTCCGCGACGACCTCGGCGCACCGTACGAGGACTACCCCACCTGGCTCCTCGTCGTCTTCGGCTGGGCCATGGTGCTGGTGCTGCCGGTCGTCGGCTTCCTCCTGGCCCGGCTGCCGTGGCGGGCCGGCACCCACCTGGACGGACCGCCACCCGGCGCCGACCCCGCGGCGCCCCTGCACGCGACACCCGACCCGACCACCGGCGCGACCGGCACGCACCACGAGGGAGACCACCGATGA
- the urtC gene encoding urea ABC transporter permease subunit UrtC, which yields MSAAAQGPATDASATDAATPWWRRPAMRVWGGVAIAAVVLFGLAPALLSDFRLNLLAKFLCLAMVAVGIGLAWGRGGMLVLGQGVFFGIGGYLMAMHMKLSDAGPDGVPDFMLLYGDGIVPGWWEPFRNPVVTILAILVVPAGLAALLGLAVFRRRVRGAYFAILSQALAAAFAILLVGQQKVTGGTNGLNGFRSFFGFDLADPLNKRMLYFIAAGVLIVMVLVVRLLMASRYGELLVAVRDQENRVRFLGYDPANVKVVAYAVAACFAGIGGALFAPIVGIISPADVGVIPSIGFLVGVAIGGRATLLGPVLGSIAVSWAETGLSEQFPSFWTYFQGALFILVIAFLPQGFASLGGLWRRRRGATSEGTPPAPPTTTAAAVDDGGGGDDADAAVESSRTAGRHA from the coding sequence ATGAGCGCGGCGGCCCAGGGGCCGGCCACGGACGCGTCGGCCACGGACGCGGCGACGCCGTGGTGGCGCCGCCCGGCCATGCGCGTCTGGGGCGGTGTCGCGATCGCCGCGGTCGTGCTGTTCGGGCTCGCCCCGGCGCTGCTGTCGGACTTCCGCCTCAACCTGCTCGCCAAGTTCCTGTGCCTCGCGATGGTCGCGGTCGGCATCGGCCTGGCGTGGGGGCGCGGCGGCATGCTCGTGCTCGGCCAGGGCGTGTTCTTCGGCATCGGCGGCTACCTCATGGCGATGCACATGAAGCTGTCCGACGCGGGCCCCGACGGGGTCCCCGACTTCATGCTGCTGTACGGCGACGGCATCGTGCCGGGCTGGTGGGAGCCGTTCCGCAACCCCGTCGTGACGATCCTCGCGATTCTCGTCGTGCCGGCCGGGCTGGCCGCGCTGCTGGGTCTCGCGGTGTTCCGACGCCGGGTGCGGGGCGCGTACTTCGCGATCCTGTCGCAGGCGCTCGCGGCCGCGTTCGCGATCCTGCTCGTCGGGCAGCAGAAGGTCACCGGCGGCACCAACGGGCTCAACGGGTTCCGGTCGTTCTTCGGCTTCGACCTGGCCGACCCGCTCAACAAGCGGATGCTCTACTTCATCGCCGCTGGCGTGCTCATCGTGATGGTCCTGGTCGTGCGGCTGCTCATGGCGTCCCGCTACGGCGAGCTGCTCGTCGCGGTCCGCGACCAGGAGAACCGCGTGCGGTTCCTCGGCTACGACCCGGCGAACGTCAAGGTCGTCGCGTACGCCGTCGCCGCGTGCTTCGCGGGCATCGGCGGCGCGCTGTTCGCGCCGATCGTCGGCATCATCTCGCCCGCGGACGTCGGGGTGATCCCGTCGATCGGGTTCCTCGTGGGCGTCGCGATCGGTGGCCGCGCGACCCTGCTGGGCCCGGTGCTCGGCTCGATCGCGGTGTCCTGGGCCGAGACCGGCCTCTCCGAGCAGTTCCCGTCGTTCTGGACCTACTTCCAGGGTGCGCTGTTCATCCTCGTCATCGCCTTCCTGCCGCAGGGGTTCGCGTCCCTCGGCGGGCTGTGGCGCCGACGCCGCGGGGCCACGTCCGAGGGCACCCCGCCGGCACCGCCCACCACGACGGCAGCCGCCGTCGACGACGGGGGCGGTGGCGACGACGCGGATGCCGCGGTCGAGTCGTCCCGCACCGCAGGGAGGCACGCATGA
- a CDS encoding GntR family transcriptional regulator yields MSNGPRERAAPEPTVVVPEVSLRERVYSRLRDEILNGRVSPRERLTEPKLSRAFEVSRTPVREALSRLLSDGLVERTDFGYAVVVPSLASLRDLYELRITLELRGIARAIENPQVQHDRALLGTELVKWQEMRDVVPDPDPSFVVLDEGFHRALSQASGNGQLTDALVTVNQKIRAVRMHDFIEDERITATIEEHLEILDLVLDDRLGDALTALHKHVGESLEVVMERAAHAMARMAVAG; encoded by the coding sequence ATGTCGAACGGGCCGCGCGAGCGTGCCGCACCGGAGCCGACGGTGGTCGTGCCCGAGGTGTCGTTGCGCGAGCGCGTGTACAGCCGGTTGCGCGACGAGATCCTCAACGGGCGCGTCTCGCCGCGTGAGCGGCTCACCGAGCCCAAGCTGTCCCGGGCGTTCGAGGTGTCGCGCACGCCCGTCCGCGAGGCGCTGTCCCGGCTGCTGTCCGACGGGCTGGTCGAGCGCACCGACTTCGGGTACGCCGTCGTCGTGCCGTCCCTGGCGTCGTTGCGGGACCTGTACGAGCTGCGGATCACGCTCGAGCTGCGCGGCATCGCGCGGGCCATCGAGAACCCGCAGGTCCAGCACGACCGCGCGCTGCTGGGGACCGAGCTGGTGAAGTGGCAGGAGATGCGGGACGTCGTCCCCGACCCGGACCCGAGCTTCGTGGTCCTCGACGAGGGCTTCCACCGGGCGCTGTCGCAGGCGTCCGGCAACGGCCAGCTGACGGACGCCCTCGTGACCGTCAACCAGAAGATCCGTGCGGTCCGCATGCACGACTTCATCGAGGACGAGCGCATCACGGCGACCATCGAGGAGCACCTCGAGATCCTCGACCTCGTCCTCGACGACCGGCTCGGGGACGCCTTGACGGCGCTCCACAAGCACGTGGGCGAGTCCTTGGAGGTCGTCATGGAGCGCGCAGCCCACGCGATGGCCCGGATGGCGGTCGCGGGCTGA
- the urtD gene encoding urea ABC transporter ATP-binding protein UrtD, with protein MSEQTHTGVEPPLDATAGLDPEALEAVLAAPGERFKHDYLEIRDLRVVFDGFVAVDGVDLTVTRGDLRFLIGPNGAGKTTIVDAITGLAPAQGSVQFGGVELVGKPSHKIVRAGVGRTFQTASVFDELTVLQNLDIAAGAGRRPWTMLRRRSVVPSEVEAALETVGLAHVRDLPAGVLAHGQKQWLEIGMLLVQDARLLLLDEPVAGMSQAEREETGLLLQRIGEQRTVVVVEHDMEFLRAFAASVTVLHQGKVLSEGTVAQVQADPRVVEVYLGSGAHGRGRGAASTSAAPAEPVASTEVE; from the coding sequence ATGAGCGAGCAGACGCACACGGGCGTCGAGCCCCCGCTCGACGCGACCGCCGGGCTGGACCCGGAGGCCCTGGAGGCCGTCCTCGCCGCACCCGGCGAGCGGTTCAAGCACGACTACCTGGAGATCCGTGACCTGCGGGTCGTGTTCGACGGGTTCGTCGCGGTCGACGGCGTGGACCTGACGGTCACCCGGGGGGACCTGCGGTTCCTCATCGGGCCCAACGGCGCCGGCAAGACGACGATCGTCGACGCCATCACGGGCCTGGCCCCGGCGCAGGGCTCCGTGCAGTTCGGCGGTGTCGAGCTGGTCGGCAAGCCGTCGCACAAGATCGTGCGTGCCGGGGTCGGGCGCACCTTCCAGACCGCGAGCGTCTTCGACGAGCTCACGGTCCTGCAGAACCTCGACATCGCCGCCGGTGCGGGGCGTCGTCCGTGGACGATGCTGCGCCGCCGCAGCGTCGTCCCGTCCGAGGTCGAGGCCGCGCTCGAGACCGTCGGCCTGGCGCACGTGCGGGACCTGCCCGCGGGCGTCCTCGCGCACGGGCAGAAGCAGTGGCTCGAGATCGGCATGCTGCTGGTGCAGGACGCGCGCCTGCTCCTGCTCGACGAGCCCGTCGCGGGCATGAGCCAGGCCGAGCGCGAGGAGACGGGCCTGCTGCTGCAGCGCATCGGCGAGCAGCGCACGGTCGTCGTCGTCGAGCACGACATGGAGTTCCTGCGGGCGTTCGCCGCGTCGGTCACGGTGCTGCACCAGGGCAAGGTCCTGTCCGAGGGGACGGTCGCGCAGGTGCAGGCCGACCCGCGGGTCGTCGAGGTGTACCTGGGGTCCGGCGCGCACGGCCGCGGACGTGGCGCAGCGTCCACGTCGGCGGCGCCCGCCGAGCCCGTCGCGAGCACGGAGGTGGAGTGA
- the urtB gene encoding urea ABC transporter permease subunit UrtB — protein MDALFSQLFAGLSLGSVLLLAALGLALTFGQMGVINMAHGEFIMAGAYTAFVLQLVIPDAGVSLLVALPVGFVVGGLLGLLLEVTLISRMYRRPLDTLLVTFGVALVLQQLARDIFGAPNVDVRAPAWLSGAVPFLGMNLPRTRLFILAIAILSVVVLSLVLKLTPLGRRIRATVQNRDLAETSGVSTRATDRLTFFVGSGIAGIAGVALTLLGSIGPTLGTNYIVDAFLVVVVGGIGQLKGAVIAAFSLGILQATFEYSTTASLAKVLVFVVIVAFLQVRPQGLVSVRTRSLA, from the coding sequence ATGGACGCCCTGTTCTCCCAGCTCTTCGCGGGCCTGAGCCTCGGCTCGGTGCTGCTGCTCGCGGCGCTCGGCCTGGCGCTGACGTTCGGCCAGATGGGCGTCATCAACATGGCGCACGGCGAGTTCATCATGGCCGGCGCGTACACCGCGTTCGTGCTGCAGCTCGTCATCCCCGACGCCGGGGTCTCGCTGCTGGTGGCGCTGCCCGTCGGGTTCGTCGTCGGCGGTCTGCTCGGCCTGCTGCTCGAGGTCACCCTGATCTCCCGCATGTACCGAAGACCGTTGGACACCCTCCTCGTGACCTTCGGTGTCGCGCTGGTGCTGCAGCAGCTCGCACGCGACATCTTCGGTGCGCCGAACGTCGACGTGCGCGCCCCTGCGTGGCTGTCCGGCGCAGTGCCGTTCCTCGGCATGAACCTGCCGAGGACGCGTCTGTTCATCCTCGCGATCGCGATCCTCAGCGTCGTCGTGCTCTCGCTGGTCCTCAAGCTCACGCCGCTCGGCCGCCGGATCCGCGCGACGGTGCAGAACCGCGACCTCGCCGAGACGTCCGGCGTCTCGACGCGCGCGACCGACCGCCTCACGTTCTTCGTCGGCTCGGGCATCGCGGGGATCGCGGGCGTCGCGCTCACGCTGCTCGGGTCGATCGGCCCGACGCTCGGCACCAACTACATCGTCGACGCGTTCCTCGTGGTCGTCGTCGGCGGCATCGGGCAGCTCAAGGGTGCCGTGATCGCGGCGTTCTCGCTCGGCATCCTGCAGGCGACGTTCGAGTACTCGACGACCGCGAGCCTGGCCAAGGTGCTCGTGTTCGTCGTCATCGTCGCGTTCCTGCAGGTCCGGCCGCAGGGCCTGGTCTCGGTCCGCACGCGGAGCCTGGCATGA
- a CDS encoding methionine/alanine import family NSS transporter small subunit — protein sequence MSTSAIVMMLVAMIVIWGGLIASVVNLLRHGAVETRTEPVRRDL from the coding sequence ATGAGCACGAGCGCGATCGTGATGATGCTGGTGGCGATGATCGTGATCTGGGGCGGGCTCATCGCGTCCGTCGTCAACCTGCTGCGCCACGGCGCGGTCGAGACCCGCACGGAACCCGTCCGCCGCGACCTGTAG
- a CDS encoding peptidoglycan-binding domain-containing protein, with amino-acid sequence MVALRPSEATPVRSAASGMVTQVNVVEGDAVSTGTVLVAVGDEDVVAYTSARPMHTDVAEGDSGAAVSVAQQVLTELGLYSGNVDGKAHAGTVRAIVAFNEAHGRSRERVLAISSLAWLGPEPVTAKDVLVRPGETVGPGTDLFGTADTFSAVDVRSEGGSWPDGPLVLDVGGLSVPLDPGSRAVTDSVFVDEVARILGPDGAQKGGSGVVRRAEPVEVGVVPASAVVTDASGRVCIFEDRAGAAVAITPTGGSLGTVDVDATLVGRPLLVNPREVRADLDCG; translated from the coding sequence GTGGTGGCGCTCCGGCCGTCGGAAGCGACACCGGTGCGCTCCGCGGCCAGCGGGATGGTCACCCAGGTGAACGTCGTCGAGGGTGACGCCGTGTCGACGGGGACGGTGCTGGTCGCGGTCGGCGACGAGGACGTCGTGGCCTATACCTCGGCGCGACCGATGCACACGGACGTCGCCGAGGGCGACTCGGGAGCTGCCGTGTCCGTGGCGCAGCAGGTCCTGACCGAGCTCGGCCTCTACAGCGGCAACGTCGACGGCAAGGCGCATGCAGGCACCGTCCGCGCGATCGTCGCTTTCAACGAGGCGCACGGCCGCAGCAGGGAGCGCGTGCTGGCGATCTCGTCCCTGGCGTGGCTGGGCCCCGAGCCGGTCACCGCGAAGGACGTGCTGGTGCGGCCCGGGGAGACCGTGGGGCCGGGTACCGACCTGTTCGGCACGGCGGACACCTTCTCCGCCGTCGACGTGAGGTCGGAGGGTGGCTCATGGCCTGACGGACCGCTGGTGCTCGATGTCGGTGGCCTCTCCGTCCCGCTCGACCCGGGTTCCAGGGCCGTGACGGACTCCGTCTTCGTCGACGAGGTCGCACGGATCCTCGGTCCGGACGGCGCTCAGAAGGGTGGGTCGGGCGTGGTCCGTCGCGCCGAGCCCGTCGAGGTCGGCGTCGTGCCAGCGTCTGCGGTCGTCACGGATGCGAGCGGTCGCGTCTGCATCTTCGAGGACCGCGCGGGCGCGGCCGTCGCGATCACGCCCACTGGCGGCTCTCTCGGCACCGTCGACGTGGACGCCACCCTCGTCGGGCGGCCGTTGTTGGTCAATCCGCGCGAGGTCCGTGCAGACCTGGACTGTGGTTGA
- the urtE gene encoding urea ABC transporter ATP-binding subunit UrtE, whose protein sequence is MLELRGVHVGYGRTAVVHGVDINVPDGEVVAVMGHNGAGKTTLLRAAVGLLPVRSGTVVLGGEDVSRWRPHQRVRAGLAYVPQGQQSFGQLTARENLQLVADVAGAAGATRLDEALDLFPALRGLLQRRAGLLSGGQRQQLAIARALITGPRLIVLDEPTEGIQPSVVAEIEDAIVQLAGAGGLSVLLVEQHVGFALAAASRYYVLESGRVTAEGAGGVAQEGDVRAAMAI, encoded by the coding sequence ATGCTGGAGCTGCGCGGGGTGCACGTCGGGTACGGCCGCACGGCCGTGGTCCACGGCGTCGACATCAACGTGCCGGACGGCGAGGTCGTCGCGGTCATGGGCCACAACGGCGCGGGCAAGACGACGCTGCTGCGGGCCGCGGTCGGGCTGCTGCCCGTGCGGTCGGGCACGGTCGTGCTCGGCGGCGAGGACGTCTCACGGTGGCGCCCGCACCAGCGGGTGCGCGCCGGGCTGGCGTACGTGCCGCAGGGGCAGCAGTCGTTCGGGCAGCTGACGGCGCGGGAGAACCTGCAGCTCGTCGCGGACGTCGCCGGGGCGGCGGGCGCGACGCGCCTCGACGAGGCCCTCGACCTGTTCCCGGCGCTGCGCGGTCTGCTCCAGCGGCGTGCCGGCCTGCTGTCCGGCGGTCAGCGTCAGCAGCTGGCGATCGCGCGCGCGCTCATCACCGGGCCGCGCCTCATCGTCCTCGACGAGCCGACCGAGGGCATCCAGCCGTCGGTGGTCGCCGAGATCGAGGACGCGATCGTGCAGCTCGCCGGCGCGGGCGGGCTGTCGGTGCTGCTCGTCGAGCAGCACGTGGGCTTCGCGCTCGCGGCGGCGTCGCGGTACTACGTCCTGGAGTCGGGGCGGGTCACGGCCGAGGGTGCCGGCGGCGTGGCGCAGGAGGGTGACGTGCGTGCCGCGATGGCGATCTGA
- a CDS encoding ABC transporter ATP-binding protein, giving the protein MRLVVRSLRHAYPGAGSPVLDGVDVDLPAGTAAAVVGPSGSGKTTFMALLGGLLPVQDGHVAAVDQDGREHRVADVASWVLQTVSLLPARTALDNVLVGAWATTADMVVARQRAEAALADVGLAARAKDPARVLSGGESQRVAIARAMASQRPVILADEPTGQLDAATSAIVLDGMLAARGERTVVMVTHDAEVAARCDLVLELRDGRLRERS; this is encoded by the coding sequence GTGCGGCTCGTCGTGCGCAGCCTGCGGCACGCCTACCCGGGTGCAGGCTCGCCGGTGCTGGACGGCGTCGACGTGGACCTGCCCGCGGGGACGGCCGCCGCAGTGGTCGGCCCGTCCGGGTCGGGCAAGACGACGTTCATGGCGCTGCTCGGCGGGCTCCTTCCGGTGCAGGACGGACACGTCGCTGCTGTCGACCAGGACGGTCGCGAGCACCGCGTCGCCGACGTCGCCTCCTGGGTGCTCCAGACCGTCTCGCTGCTCCCCGCCCGGACCGCGCTCGACAACGTGCTCGTCGGAGCCTGGGCGACGACAGCCGACATGGTCGTTGCCCGCCAGCGGGCCGAGGCCGCGCTCGCCGACGTCGGGCTCGCAGCGCGAGCGAAGGACCCGGCCCGGGTCCTGTCGGGTGGCGAGTCGCAGCGCGTTGCCATCGCTCGGGCCATGGCGTCGCAGCGTCCCGTCATCCTGGCCGACGAGCCCACGGGCCAGCTCGACGCAGCCACCTCGGCCATCGTCCTCGACGGGATGCTCGCGGCACGCGGCGAGCGCACTGTCGTGATGGTCACGCACGATGCCGAGGTCGCGGCACGGTGCGACCTCGTGCTCGAGCTGCGCGACGGTCGGCTGCGGGAGCGGTCGTGA
- the urtA gene encoding urea ABC transporter substrate-binding protein has protein sequence MTTHSLPQRTSRPRALVVSATAVAAMLALTACGSRTAAGDEGTAASSGGTSCVDTSGDTVKIGFLNSLSGTMAISEQTVRDSLDLAAEEINAAGGVLGKQLEIVAEDGASEPTVFAEKAEKLISSDCVAAVFGGWTSSSRKAMLPVFESQDSLLFYPVQYEGLEASPNIFYTGATTNQQIIPGMDYLAEQGKTKVFLVGSDYVFPRTANKIINAYAEANGIEIVGEEYAPLGHTDFATIVNKLGSSGADAVFNTLNGDSNVAFFKEYKNVGLTVDAVPVVSVSIAEEEVGGIGVENIVGQLTAWNYYQTVESAANDTFVAAFKEKYGEDRPTSDPMEAAYTSLYLWKGMVEKAESFDVAAIQEAADGVTFEAPEGTVTVNGDNHHIAKTAYIGEIAEDGLIYPVWESDGPIEPDPFLEGYDWAEGLS, from the coding sequence TTGACCACACACTCCCTGCCCCAGCGGACGTCCCGACCGCGCGCGCTCGTCGTGTCGGCCACGGCGGTCGCGGCCATGCTCGCCCTGACCGCGTGCGGATCGCGCACCGCCGCGGGCGACGAGGGCACCGCCGCCTCCTCCGGCGGCACGTCCTGCGTCGACACCTCCGGCGACACCGTCAAGATCGGGTTCCTCAACTCGTTGTCCGGCACGATGGCGATCTCCGAGCAGACCGTCCGCGACTCCCTCGACCTCGCGGCGGAGGAGATCAACGCGGCCGGCGGCGTGCTCGGCAAGCAGCTCGAGATCGTCGCCGAGGACGGCGCGTCCGAGCCCACCGTCTTCGCCGAGAAGGCCGAGAAGCTCATCTCGTCCGACTGCGTCGCCGCGGTCTTCGGCGGGTGGACCTCGTCGTCCCGCAAGGCCATGCTCCCGGTGTTCGAGTCCCAGGACTCGCTGCTGTTCTACCCGGTCCAGTACGAGGGCCTCGAGGCGTCGCCGAACATCTTCTACACCGGCGCGACGACGAACCAGCAGATCATCCCCGGCATGGACTACCTGGCCGAGCAGGGCAAGACCAAGGTCTTCCTCGTCGGCTCGGACTACGTCTTCCCGCGGACGGCGAACAAGATCATCAACGCGTACGCCGAGGCCAACGGCATCGAGATCGTCGGCGAGGAGTACGCACCGCTCGGGCACACCGACTTCGCGACCATCGTCAACAAGCTGGGCTCGTCGGGCGCCGACGCGGTGTTCAACACCCTCAACGGCGACTCGAACGTGGCGTTCTTCAAGGAGTACAAGAACGTCGGCCTCACGGTGGACGCCGTCCCGGTCGTCTCGGTGTCCATCGCCGAGGAGGAGGTCGGCGGCATCGGCGTCGAGAACATCGTCGGCCAGCTCACCGCCTGGAACTACTACCAGACGGTCGAGTCGGCGGCGAACGACACCTTCGTCGCGGCGTTCAAGGAGAAGTACGGCGAGGACCGTCCGACGTCCGACCCGATGGAGGCCGCGTACACCTCGCTGTACCTGTGGAAGGGCATGGTCGAGAAGGCCGAGTCGTTCGACGTCGCGGCCATCCAGGAGGCGGCGGACGGCGTGACGTTCGAGGCCCCCGAGGGCACCGTCACGGTGAACGGCGACAACCACCACATCGCCAAGACGGCCTACATCGGCGAGATCGCCGAGGACGGCCTGATCTACCCGGTGTGGGAGTCCGACGGCCCGATCGAGCCGGACCCGTTCCTCGAGGGCTACGACTGGGCCGAGGGCCTGTCCTGA